GACATCCACAAACGATAGGTATACCCTATCAAAAAAATGGCTAACTATCGAAATAATCTATCGCAGGTGTCGGCATGCAAACTCTCGGGATTACGGAAATCGAACAAATTCGGACGACTATCCTCGATAAGTATGAAAAGGTGGCAAAGTCGCCGACTGGTCAATTTCGTTATCCCACTGGAATGAAAGGCCTCACAGCGCAAGGCTATGACTCTGCACTCGTGGCGCTGTTGCCCCTGACGGTGCGAGAGTTCTTCGTTGGCGTTGGCAACCCCTTGTCGCTGCGTCGCATCGAACCAGGGCAAACAGTCTTGGATGTAGGGTGCGGCGCTGGGGTGGACACGCTTTTTGCCTCTCTTCTGGTCGGCGAGCAGGGAAAGGCGGTGGGAGTGGAATTTTCCCCCGCCATGGCAGCCCGAGCGCAGGCAAACAAAAAGCAAAGTGCAATAAACAATGCGGTCTTTCTTAACGGCTCGGCTGAAAAGCTTCCTTTGAGAAGCGAATCTTTCGATGTGGTTATCTCAAGCGGCGTTTTCAACCTTGTCGTGGATAAAGAACGGGCTTTGCATGAGGTCTTTCGTGTATTGAAGAAGGGTGGAAGCTTTCAAGTTGCCGATCAAATTCTGAATATGCCATTCGGAGCAGATAGGCGAGATATGGTGTCATCTTGGTTCACTTGACAGGGCGGCGCAATACCGGAAACGGCGTTTCTGGACATGCTACGAGACTCAGGGTTCACTGAAGTCAAACCTCTTGGGACAACAGGTTTTTCAAGTTCTCCCGTGACGATAGGGATGCATTTTGTAGCAAGTAAAGCGTAGTGAGTTGACTTGTAATGCACGTTACAGCCAAATATTAGCCAAAATAATAGCCAAAGGCTTCATTGCGCGCGGCATTATCTTGTTGGCTGGCCGCCACAGATGAACATGTGAATAGCCAAGATAGGTCAATGAAATCAATATAATGAGCCAACTTTTGTGTCTTCGTAATCAGCAGGTCTGGAGTTCGAGTCTCCATGCTGGCTCCAAGGATTTCAAGGCCTTACCCCGGGAACGGGGTGAGGCCTTCATCTTTTTTGATACCCTATTGCTACCCTGACGACGTTGCTACCCCTGATACCCCCGCCGCCCACCTAGCCCTTGATACCCTTGCTATCCGGGATTCAAGGTTTTCGACTGGCAGGAGTATGGCAAAATGAGCCGTACTCCCCTCGATATTCCTCTGTCGGACAGCCACTACGTTGGAAATCGCTGCGGGCACGACCCCAAGCTGCCTGTGCTAACTCCTGCTAACCCGATTCGCAAAGGCAAGGGCGGTCTCCCGCGCATTCTCTCCCTGGCCGCCGAGCGGACCAAGGCTTGGTACGACCATCCGAAAAAATGTCCGCCACTGCTGGCTCAGGGCAACCGCAAAACGCGTAGCGAGCGTCGGGAGGCCTGTCTCGTGGTCTTGGAGACCCTGCTATCCCGCCTCGACCTCGCCTCCCTGTGCCTGGGCGTGCCGACTCTGGCCAATGGATTTATCGACATCGACATGAAGGCCATTGTCCGCGACACTGGCCTGGGCCAGCGCCGTTGTGAGCGGGCCATCAGGCAGCTCAAAGAGGCCGGCTTCATGCAGGTAGCCCAGCCACGGAGTCGAAGCGATGAGGGCCACTACTTCGGCTGCCGGGCGATTCGGGTTATCACCACGGCTTTTTTTGATTGGCTGGGCTTGGGGCCGATGCTGCGCCGGGAACGGGCCAGAGCCTCAGAGGCGCTACGCCGCAAGGCACGAAAGGCCAATCGCAAGTTGACCGATTTCATGCGGCGGGTGGTTTCCGGTGTAAGGCCCGTGTTCAAGCGCCGCGCGGGCGACAAAAACACGGAACAGCGTGTCGCTCATTGGAACGCCGCCTGGACAAGTCATGTTTTGGCCGGGCTGGATGTACGAGAAGCCCAGCGGCGAGCGAACGAGACTCTTGGATATCCTCCTGGATATAGCCCGGGACAAGATCAATAAAACGCCTCATTCCATTGCCATTTAGTCCGCTAAAGACTTCTTCGTATTAATTCTGTCTCATATTTGCGTTCAAAGCTTGCCAGTTTTCTTAGGGAAGATGGCAAGCAACCGCTATCTCGTAATCTGGCAACTCGTGCTGCCTGTCTGTGCCTGTACAAAATTAGAATAAGTGTCGCCTTGTTAACCCGTATGTGTCGGTCATAAATATCAATAGACAAGAATAAACAAAATAATAGCCACATTGTTCATTGTCGATACATTTGTGGCAGTCTGAAAGTATGGCAATATGCACCAATACTTTTGCTAAAAGTATTGTTCACTTGTGCCATGTCCATATGTATTGACCTATTCTACACGTATGCAGCGCCTTAGCTATGTTTTGTCATTTGTCTACTATTTTGTATGGAGTCATAATGAATTTTAATCAAAGAATGAGCATGGCGTCGTTTAGCATCGAAAGTTGGAGTACGGTGTAACGGAGTCAGAAGGCAGGACAGGTGAAGTAGGCCCACCTGCGGCGGCCTTCTTCACGTCCTGCCCTGCGGGGCTGACTTATTCGCCTGCGGCTCAACGCAAAGGCCAGTGAGGAGATGGGCACCATGCCTTCCAAAAAAACCGTACTGAAGACCTATTTGACTCCAGGAGAATATGGAAAAATCATAGAAAGCGCCGACAAGGCAGGTGTGTCTCTTTCCGCTTTCGCCAAACGCGTCTGTCTTGGGCAGCCAGTCCCAAGCCTGGAAAACCAGAGAGCCCGCCGTGAACTGCTCAGGATCAATGCCGACCTAGGCAGGCTCGGAGGTCTTTTCAAATTGTGTCTGTCCAACAAGGAGGGGGTTCATCAGGCGATACACCAAGAAATCAGGCGTGTGCTTCGTGAAATAGAAGCCCGTCAACGGGAACTCAAGGCCGCCGTGGCCAGGATTTGATATGCTTACGAGAGCGTCGTGATGATCAGCCGGCGAATTGCCAGAAAGCCGGGAAACGACAATTATCGTCGTTTAGCCAAGTACATCGCTGATGCCAGCCGCGACGGCGAAAAATGTCTGTTGACATGGTGTATCGGGTGCTGGGCCGACGACGATTACGAACTGGCCGTCCAGGAGGTCTCCGACACCCAGGAGCTGAACACCCGGACCACCAAGGAAAAGACCTATCACCTCATCGTGAGCTTCCGGCCCGAGGACGAAATGAGGCTGACGCCGGAAGTCCTCAAGGCCATCGAGGCGGAATTTGCCAAGGCTTTGGGCTTCGAGGAGCACCAACGGCATTGCGGTGTGCACAAAAACACAGCCAACCTGCACATGCACGTGGCCTACAACATGATTCACCCGGAGCGGCTGACCCGGCATGAGCCATTTCGCGACTACCGTGGCCGGGATCGAGTCTGTCGTGAGTTGGAAAAGCGTTTCGGTCTGGCTATCGACAACGGTCGCGACCAAACCAGGCCTCAAGAACGACCGCCACTTAGCGACGAAGCCGCGAACGTGGAAGCTCATACCGGTCAGCAGTCTTTCGAAGGATACGCCAGGGGACACCGTGAAACTATTCTGGCCAGCTTGGAGAAGGCCACGGGCTGGCAGAGCCTGCACCAGACCCTGGCCTTATATGGTCTGAAGATCAAGCCACACGGGAACGGCCTCGTCATCAAGGACCGGCATGGCAAGCGTACGATCAAGGCCAGCAGCCTTGACCGGAGCTTGGCCATGGGGAGGCTTGAAAAGCGTTTGGGTCCGTTCAAGCCGCCCGATATGGCCGTTACCAGGGTGCCGTCTCAAGATCAATATCAGGCCAAGCCCTTACACCGTGGTCCAGAGCGCGGGAATCTGTTTGCCGAGTACCAGACCGGAATCGCCCGGCGAAAGGAGGAGCTTGCGGCCTTGAAGCAACAGGGACAGACTCGTCGGGAAGCGATAGCTCTGAAATGGGAGCGCATACGCCAGGAGATTGAGGATCTGGCCTTGACCAGGCGAGACCGCTTCGCCCTGCTTAAGCAGTTGCGGCAGCATGAGGCCAAGACCAAGCGTAGGTTCGTTCGGGAAGTGGCCTTCCGGCGTCAAAAGCTAGCGGAGGCTATCCCCTACGCCTCGTGGAGCGCCTTCCTGCGCTGGCAAGCAGCTCAAGGCAACGAGACGGCTCTAGCCATACTCCGATCCAGGAAGGATGTGGTAGAACCCGAACAAGCCGATACGGCCGATGCCTCGCCCCAGGCTGGCAGAAGCTCCGCAAATGAAGAGTGGCAAGGCCGTAGGCAAAAAATCCTCAATGATCCGAAACTGAAACCCGGGGAAAAGCGTACGCTCTTATCTGTGGCCCGAATGCGCTACCTCGAAGCCTTGGAGGCGACCAAACCCGACAGCTCCGCGACGCTTTCCCTCCAAGGCTTCACTCACAGCATCGACGACAAGGGCACGGTCCTCTTCACCCTGCCCGGCGGCGGCCTGATCCGGGACATGGGCGACCAGGTGCTTTTCAGCGCGCATGATCCGACCGCAGAGAAAGTGGCTGTGAATTTTTCCCGGTTGAAGTTGGGTAACAGTATCAATCTTAAAGAAAATTACATACAACTACCTAGAATAATTAATGATGATATTTTAGAAAAAGAAAGAGCACGGGAGAAATGGCTTTCCCTCCGGTCGTCAGAGCAATAACCTTTATCCCCTCTCTGCTATTTGTTCGTGTCGGGCGAAGCCGTGTTCCCTCTGGACCCAGTTGAGCCGTGGTGCATTTCTCCACCGCTTTCATGCAGGCCGCCGGACTTCATCAGAGCATCGTATTCATCGGGACTCAATTTGGGCAATTGCCGCACCAGGGCCAGTATCCCCGCGATTAGTTCACGGTTGTGGGTTGAACCAAAGACGGGCATTCCCGTCATCTTGACGCCGTTTTCGATGATCCAGTAAAGTTCCGCGTCGCTTTTCTCCTGAACCACGACCGAAGCCGGATTCGGGGGACTCGGATAGAGTCCCTCGGCGAATTCCTGACGGGGATA
The DNA window shown above is from Desulfovibrio sp. TomC and carries:
- a CDS encoding methyltransferase domain-containing protein, whose protein sequence is MQTLGITEIEQIRTTILDKYEKVAKSPTGQFRYPTGMKGLTAQGYDSALVALLPLTVREFFVGVGNPLSLRRIEPGQTVLDVGCGAGVDTLFASLLVGEQGKAVGVEFSPAMAARAQANKKQSAINNAVFLNGSAEKLPLRSESFDVVISSGVFNLVVDKERALHEVFRVLKKGGSFQVADQILNMPFGADRRDMVSSWFTUQGGAIPETAFLDMLRDSGFTEVKPLGTTGFSSSPVTIGMHFVASKA
- a CDS encoding plasmid mobilization protein; this translates as MPSKKTVLKTYLTPGEYGKIIESADKAGVSLSAFAKRVCLGQPVPSLENQRARRELLRINADLGRLGGLFKLCLSNKEGVHQAIHQEIRRVLREIEARQRELKAAVARI
- the traI gene encoding TraI/MobA(P) family conjugative relaxase; the protein is MISRRIARKPGNDNYRRLAKYIADASRDGEKCLLTWCIGCWADDDYELAVQEVSDTQELNTRTTKEKTYHLIVSFRPEDEMRLTPEVLKAIEAEFAKALGFEEHQRHCGVHKNTANLHMHVAYNMIHPERLTRHEPFRDYRGRDRVCRELEKRFGLAIDNGRDQTRPQERPPLSDEAANVEAHTGQQSFEGYARGHRETILASLEKATGWQSLHQTLALYGLKIKPHGNGLVIKDRHGKRTIKASSLDRSLAMGRLEKRLGPFKPPDMAVTRVPSQDQYQAKPLHRGPERGNLFAEYQTGIARRKEELAALKQQGQTRREAIALKWERIRQEIEDLALTRRDRFALLKQLRQHEAKTKRRFVREVAFRRQKLAEAIPYASWSAFLRWQAAQGNETALAILRSRKDVVEPEQADTADASPQAGRSSANEEWQGRRQKILNDPKLKPGEKRTLLSVARMRYLEALEATKPDSSATLSLQGFTHSIDDKGTVLFTLPGGGLIRDMGDQVLFSAHDPTAEKVAVNFSRLKLGNSINLKENYIQLPRIINDDILEKERAREKWLSLRSSEQ
- a CDS encoding c-type cytochrome, which translates into the protein MQTVKVLAGGAGVGIIGVVAFVLSGIYNIAATAPHWPITLFVLKVARDRSIAAHSSGVQLPDLKNSKLVAHGVEHFHEMCRLCHGAPGYPRQEFAEGLYPSPPNPASVVVQEKSDAELYWIIENGVKMTGMPVFGSTHNRELIAGILALVRQLPKLSPDEYDALMKSGGLHESGGEMHHGSTGSRGNTASPDTNK